A single window of Neisseria chenwenguii DNA harbors:
- the edd gene encoding phosphogluconate dehydratase, translating into MNFPSIHPKLAEITERIIERSRPTREKYLAKIHSAKQVGRLERNQLGCSNLAHGYASMPKTIKIEMLQETVPNLGIITAYNDMVSAHQPFKDFPDWIKDEAHKNGATAQVAGGTPAMCDGITQGYAGMELSLFSRDVIAMSTAVGMSHQMFDGGLYMGVCDKIVPGLMIGALSFGHIPAVFLPAGPMSSGIGNKEKARTRQLFAEGKVGRDALLESEMGSYHSPGTCTFYGTANSNQMMMEMMGVHLPAAAFVHPYTDLREALTRYGAAHLAQGIRNGTAVPLGEMLTEKSFINALIGLMSTGGSTNHTMHLVAMARAAGVILNWDDFDEISAIIPLLIRVYPNGKADVNHFTAAGGLPFVIRELLNAGLLHNDVETVVGRGMHHYTKEPFLIDGKLEWREAPAESGNDDILRKADNPFSPDGGLRLMKGNIGRGVIKVSAVREGCRVIEAPAIVFNDQREVLAAFERGELEKDFVCVVRYQGPRANGMPELHKLTPPLGILQDRGFKVALLTDGRMSGASGKVPAAIHMTPEALMGGNIAKIRTGDLIRFDSITGELNILVNEAEWNAREAEKIDLSANQQGCGRELFANFRSMTSSAETGAMSFGGEFA; encoded by the coding sequence ATGAATTTTCCGTCTATCCATCCTAAACTGGCCGAAATTACCGAGCGTATCATCGAGCGCAGCCGCCCAACCCGCGAGAAATACCTCGCCAAAATCCACAGCGCCAAACAGGTCGGCCGCTTGGAGCGCAACCAGCTCGGTTGCAGCAACTTGGCGCACGGCTACGCTTCCATGCCCAAAACCATCAAAATCGAAATGTTGCAGGAAACCGTACCCAATTTAGGCATCATTACCGCCTACAACGACATGGTTTCCGCCCACCAGCCGTTTAAAGATTTTCCCGACTGGATTAAAGACGAAGCGCACAAAAACGGCGCCACCGCCCAAGTCGCCGGCGGCACACCCGCCATGTGCGACGGCATCACGCAAGGCTATGCCGGCATGGAGCTTTCGCTGTTTTCCCGCGACGTAATCGCCATGAGTACCGCCGTCGGTATGTCGCACCAAATGTTCGACGGCGGCCTGTATATGGGCGTGTGCGACAAAATCGTACCGGGCTTGATGATCGGTGCATTGTCGTTCGGCCATATTCCTGCCGTTTTTCTGCCCGCCGGCCCGATGTCCAGTGGCATCGGCAACAAAGAAAAAGCCCGCACCCGCCAGCTGTTTGCCGAAGGCAAAGTCGGCCGCGATGCGCTGTTGGAAAGCGAAATGGGTTCTTACCACAGCCCCGGCACCTGCACTTTCTACGGCACGGCAAACTCTAACCAAATGATGATGGAAATGATGGGCGTACACCTGCCTGCCGCCGCGTTTGTCCATCCCTACACCGACCTGCGCGAAGCGCTAACCCGCTACGGCGCCGCCCATTTGGCGCAAGGCATCCGCAACGGCACCGCCGTGCCGCTCGGCGAAATGCTGACTGAAAAATCCTTCATCAACGCCCTGATCGGCCTGATGTCCACCGGAGGCTCGACCAACCACACCATGCACCTCGTCGCCATGGCGCGCGCAGCCGGCGTGATTCTCAACTGGGATGACTTCGATGAAATCTCAGCCATCATTCCGCTGCTCATCCGCGTTTACCCCAACGGCAAAGCCGACGTCAACCACTTTACTGCGGCGGGCGGTTTGCCGTTTGTCATCCGCGAGCTGCTCAATGCCGGCCTGTTGCATAACGACGTCGAAACCGTGGTCGGCCGCGGTATGCACCACTACACCAAAGAGCCGTTCCTTATTGACGGCAAACTCGAATGGCGCGAAGCGCCCGCAGAAAGCGGCAACGACGACATTCTGCGCAAAGCCGACAATCCGTTCTCGCCCGACGGTGGTTTGCGCCTGATGAAAGGCAACATCGGCCGCGGCGTGATTAAAGTGTCCGCCGTGCGCGAAGGCTGCCGCGTGATTGAAGCGCCTGCCATCGTGTTCAACGACCAGCGCGAAGTATTGGCCGCATTCGAACGCGGTGAGCTGGAAAAAGACTTCGTCTGCGTCGTCCGCTATCAAGGCCCTCGTGCCAACGGTATGCCCGAGTTGCACAAACTGACCCCGCCTTTGGGTATTCTGCAAGACCGCGGCTTTAAAGTTGCGCTGCTGACCGACGGCCGTATGTCCGGCGCATCCGGCAAAGTACCCGCCGCCATCCACATGACCCCTGAAGCCCTGATGGGCGGCAACATTGCCAAAATCCGCACCGGCGATTTAATCCGTTTCGATTCGATTACCGGCGAACTCAACATCTTGGTCAACGAAGCCGAATGGAACGCGCGCGAAGCCGAAAAAATCGACCTGAGCGCCAACCAGCAAGGTTGCGGACGCGAACTGTTTGCCAATTTCCGCAGCATGACCAGCAGCGCAGAAACCGGCGCCATGAGCTTCGGCGGCGAATTTGCCTGA
- a CDS encoding bifunctional 4-hydroxy-2-oxoglutarate aldolase/2-dehydro-3-deoxy-phosphogluconate aldolase, translating into MSKLTPREILQAGRVVPVIAIDDIETAVDLAHALVEGGIPTLEITLRTEHGLEAIRRIKREVKGAIVGAGTVVNGEQLKQVADAGAEFAISPGFNIKLAQAAQTMAGSIHMIPGIATPGELMLALEHGIDTLKLFPAEVVGGKAMLKALYGPFADVRFCPTGGITPQSAPEYLALPNVLCVGGTWLTPKDAVKNRDWNTITKLAKEAAALQPAK; encoded by the coding sequence ATGTCCAAACTGACCCCGCGCGAAATCCTGCAAGCAGGCCGTGTTGTTCCCGTTATCGCGATTGACGACATCGAAACTGCCGTCGATTTGGCACACGCCCTCGTCGAAGGCGGCATCCCCACCCTCGAAATTACCCTGCGCACCGAACACGGCCTCGAAGCCATCCGCCGCATCAAACGCGAAGTCAAAGGCGCGATTGTCGGCGCCGGTACCGTCGTCAACGGCGAACAGCTCAAACAGGTGGCCGACGCCGGCGCCGAATTCGCCATCAGCCCGGGTTTCAACATCAAACTCGCCCAGGCCGCGCAAACCATGGCCGGCAGCATCCACATGATTCCCGGCATCGCCACCCCGGGTGAACTGATGCTGGCTTTGGAACACGGCATCGACACCCTGAAACTGTTCCCTGCCGAAGTCGTCGGCGGCAAAGCCATGCTCAAAGCCCTCTACGGCCCGTTTGCCGACGTGCGCTTCTGCCCGACCGGCGGCATCACCCCCCAATCCGCCCCCGAATACCTCGCCCTGCCTAATGTATTGTGTGTCGGCGGCACATGGCTGACCCCGAAAGACGCCGTAAAAAATCGCGATTGGAACACCATTACCAAGCTGGCCAAAGAAGCGGCCGCGCTTCAGCCGGCTAAGTAA
- a CDS encoding DUF2788 domain-containing protein, with product MSEAEFSDWALKICLTGLILFLGFIVWKLGKESKAGKFGMFMLFFVLGFGVFGFIFKNVLIEFFVLNK from the coding sequence ATGAGTGAGGCTGAGTTTTCCGATTGGGCGCTGAAAATCTGCCTGACGGGTTTGATTTTGTTTTTGGGTTTTATCGTCTGGAAGCTGGGTAAAGAATCGAAAGCGGGCAAATTCGGGATGTTTATGCTGTTTTTCGTCTTGGGCTTCGGCGTGTTCGGCTTTATTTTTAAGAATGTTTTGATTGAGTTTTTTGTGTTGAACAAATGA
- the metZ gene encoding O-succinylhomoserine sulfhydrylase: protein MTKKLHPQTLAIRGGKEQTEYREHNQALFLTSSFMFDSAEQGAALFAKEIKGFTYTRTANPTIAAFEQRISALEGAERSVATSTGMSAILASLLTFLKAGDHIVSSRSLFGTTVGFLNGVVAKFGIEVTYVSQTDLAEWQAALKKNTKLFFLETPSNPLGEVADLRALADMAHKAGALLVVDNSFMSPYGQQPLALGADISVQSATKAVDGHGRVMGGVLSGSDELMTQVAVFSNACGLAMSPFTAWTLLSGVETLSVRMEKQFAGALKVAKWLQAQPQVKAVYYSGMPDHPQADLVKTQQNGGGIVVGFEVADQAAAWKVIDHVELFSKTANLGDVRSTITHPWTTTHGRMSPEDKQASGIQPGLLRLAVGLEYTDDLIADLQQAMA, encoded by the coding sequence ATGACCAAAAAACTCCACCCGCAAACCCTTGCCATCCGCGGCGGCAAAGAGCAGACCGAATACCGCGAACACAATCAGGCGCTGTTTCTGACCAGCAGTTTTATGTTTGACAGCGCGGAACAGGGCGCGGCATTGTTTGCCAAAGAAATCAAAGGCTTTACCTACACCCGTACCGCCAATCCGACGATTGCGGCATTTGAGCAGCGCATTTCGGCACTGGAAGGCGCAGAGCGTTCGGTGGCAACTTCGACGGGGATGTCGGCGATTTTGGCGTCGTTGCTCACTTTTTTGAAAGCAGGAGACCATATCGTTTCCAGCCGCAGCCTGTTCGGCACGACCGTGGGTTTTCTCAACGGTGTGGTGGCGAAATTCGGTATTGAAGTGACCTATGTTTCGCAAACCGATTTGGCCGAATGGCAGGCGGCGTTGAAGAAAAACACCAAGCTGTTTTTCTTGGAAACGCCGTCCAATCCGCTGGGAGAAGTGGCCGATTTGCGCGCGCTGGCGGATATGGCGCACAAAGCCGGCGCACTTTTGGTGGTGGACAACAGCTTTATGTCGCCCTACGGCCAGCAGCCGCTGGCGCTAGGCGCGGATATTTCGGTGCAGTCGGCGACGAAAGCGGTGGACGGTCACGGCCGCGTGATGGGCGGCGTGTTGTCGGGTTCGGACGAACTGATGACGCAGGTTGCGGTGTTCAGCAATGCCTGCGGGCTGGCGATGTCACCGTTTACCGCATGGACGCTGCTGAGCGGCGTGGAAACGCTGTCGGTGCGCATGGAAAAACAGTTTGCCGGCGCGCTGAAAGTGGCGAAATGGTTGCAGGCGCAGCCGCAGGTCAAAGCGGTTTACTATTCCGGCATGCCCGACCATCCGCAGGCGGATTTAGTGAAAACGCAGCAAAACGGCGGCGGCATCGTGGTCGGCTTTGAAGTCGCCGACCAAGCCGCGGCGTGGAAAGTCATCGACCATGTGGAACTGTTTTCCAAAACGGCCAATCTGGGCGACGTGCGCTCCACCATTACCCACCCGTGGACCACTACCCACGGCCGCATGAGCCCCGAAGACAAGCAGGCTTCGGGCATTCAGCCGGGCTTGCTGCGCCTTGCCGTCGGTTTGGAATATACCGATGATTTGATTGCCGATTTGCAGCAGGCGATGGCTTAA
- a CDS encoding DUF3465 domain-containing protein, with protein MKQTQKWILIAVAALAVFGYQKFLRPSENRTPAQQTQAVSQRPGGNSDGQTAQSGGSDGFEQILQEAYDKQRSNIQIEGEGTVAKTLPDDNKGSRHQRFILKLSGGQSLLVAHNIDLAPKIKGLKKGDTVAFNGEYEWSQQGGVIHWTHHDPQGRHADGWLKHNGQVYQ; from the coding sequence ATGAAACAGACTCAAAAATGGATACTGATTGCCGTCGCCGCGCTGGCCGTGTTCGGCTATCAGAAGTTTCTCAGGCCGTCTGAAAACCGCACGCCCGCGCAGCAGACGCAGGCCGTTTCCCAACGACCGGGCGGAAATTCAGACGGCCAAACTGCGCAAAGCGGCGGTTCCGACGGTTTCGAGCAGATTTTGCAGGAAGCGTACGACAAGCAGCGCAGCAACATCCAAATCGAAGGCGAAGGCACGGTTGCCAAAACCCTGCCCGACGACAACAAAGGCTCGCGCCATCAGCGTTTCATCCTCAAACTTTCCGGCGGGCAATCTTTGCTCGTTGCCCACAACATCGACCTCGCCCCCAAAATCAAAGGCTTGAAAAAAGGCGACACAGTCGCGTTTAACGGCGAATACGAATGGTCGCAGCAAGGCGGCGTCATTCATTGGACGCACCACGACCCGCAAGGCCGTCACGCCGACGGCTGGCTGAAACACAACGGGCAGGTTTATCAGTAA
- a CDS encoding NGO1151 family protein: MNSIEERLEYLEESNDVLRMQNHVLATALKGLIRALPPETANDAVESIQFAFEDALAELSYEDSPHTDLFHDVTYAFFREKER; this comes from the coding sequence ATGAACAGCATCGAAGAGCGCCTCGAATATTTGGAAGAATCCAACGATGTTTTGCGGATGCAGAACCATGTGCTCGCGACCGCGCTCAAGGGCTTGATTCGCGCGCTGCCGCCGGAAACTGCCAACGACGCGGTCGAATCCATCCAATTCGCCTTTGAAGACGCGCTGGCAGAATTGAGCTACGAAGACAGCCCGCACACGGATTTGTTCCACGACGTAACCTACGCGTTTTTCCGCGAAAAAGAACGTTAA
- a CDS encoding basic amino acid ABC transporter substrate-binding protein — MNMKKWITAALACSALALAGCGGQSKDASAPAEPGKTYRVAMNAEFAPFESRDSAGKIEGFDIDLMNAMAKAGNFKVEYKHQPWESLFPALKNGDADLVMSGVTITDERKQSIDFTDPYFEITQVVLVPQGKKVASSEDLKKLNKVGVVTGYTGDFSVSKLLGNDNPKIARFETVPLVIKELENGGLDAVVSDSAVIANYVKNNPTKGMDFLTLPDFTIENYGIAARKGDEATVKMLNDALRKVRESGEYDKIHAKYFAEEDKKTAEGKNASEAKK, encoded by the coding sequence ATGAACATGAAAAAATGGATTACCGCCGCCTTGGCCTGCTCGGCGCTGGCGCTCGCCGGCTGCGGCGGCCAAAGTAAAGACGCCTCGGCCCCCGCCGAACCGGGCAAAACCTACCGCGTGGCGATGAACGCCGAATTTGCGCCGTTTGAATCGCGCGATTCCGCCGGCAAAATCGAAGGCTTCGACATCGACTTGATGAACGCCATGGCCAAAGCGGGCAACTTCAAAGTGGAATACAAACACCAACCCTGGGAAAGCCTGTTTCCCGCGCTGAAAAACGGCGATGCCGATTTGGTCATGTCGGGCGTCACCATTACCGACGAGCGCAAACAGTCTATAGATTTTACCGATCCGTATTTTGAAATCACCCAAGTGGTTTTGGTGCCGCAGGGCAAAAAAGTCGCCTCTTCGGAAGATTTGAAAAAACTGAATAAAGTCGGCGTCGTTACCGGCTACACCGGCGACTTTTCCGTTTCCAAACTTTTGGGCAACGACAACCCGAAAATCGCCCGCTTCGAAACCGTACCGCTCGTGATTAAAGAGCTGGAAAACGGCGGTTTGGATGCCGTTGTCAGCGACAGCGCCGTCATCGCCAACTATGTGAAAAACAATCCGACCAAAGGCATGGACTTCCTGACACTGCCCGATTTCACCATTGAAAACTACGGCATCGCCGCCCGCAAAGGCGATGAGGCCACGGTTAAAATGCTGAACGATGCGCTGAGAAAAGTACGCGAAAGCGGCGAATACGACAAAATTCACGCCAAATATTTTGCCGAAGAAGACAAAAAAACCGCTGAAGGCAAAAACGCAAGCGAAGCAAAAAAGTAA
- a CDS encoding ornithine carbamoyltransferase translates to MNLKNRHFLKLLDFTQDEILHYLQLAAELKAAKKAGNEVQKMKGKNIALIFEKTSTRTRCAFEVAARDQGAGVTYLEPTGSQIGHKESIKDTARVLGRMYDGIEYRGFGQEVVEELAKYAGVPVFNGLTNEFHPTQMLADALTMQEHSDKPLNQVAYAYVGDARYNMANSLLILGAKLGMDVRIGAPKALWPSENIIAQAQAVAAETGAKITLTESAEEAVKGVDFIHTDVWVSMGEPKEVWQERIDLLKAYRVTPELMAASGNPDVKFMHCLPAFHNRETTVGEWIYETFGLNGVEVTEEVFESGASIVFDQAENRMHTIKAVMVAALGNKAGALQNQKAV, encoded by the coding sequence ATGAACCTCAAAAACCGCCATTTTCTCAAGCTCTTAGATTTTACCCAAGACGAAATCCTGCATTATCTGCAACTGGCCGCCGAACTCAAAGCCGCCAAAAAAGCAGGTAATGAAGTGCAGAAAATGAAAGGCAAAAACATCGCCCTGATTTTTGAAAAAACCTCTACCCGCACGCGTTGCGCGTTTGAAGTGGCCGCGCGCGATCAGGGCGCGGGCGTAACCTATCTCGAACCGACCGGCAGCCAAATCGGGCATAAGGAAAGCATCAAAGACACTGCGCGCGTGTTGGGGCGCATGTACGACGGCATCGAATACCGCGGCTTCGGGCAGGAAGTGGTCGAAGAACTGGCGAAATACGCAGGCGTGCCGGTGTTCAACGGCCTGACCAACGAGTTCCACCCCACCCAGATGCTGGCCGACGCTCTGACCATGCAGGAACACAGCGACAAACCGTTGAACCAAGTAGCCTATGCCTACGTCGGCGACGCGCGCTACAACATGGCCAATTCGCTGCTGATTTTGGGCGCAAAACTGGGCATGGACGTGCGCATCGGTGCGCCGAAAGCCTTGTGGCCGTCTGAAAACATCATCGCCCAAGCGCAGGCCGTGGCCGCCGAAACCGGCGCGAAAATCACGTTGACCGAAAGCGCGGAAGAAGCGGTAAAAGGCGTGGACTTTATCCATACCGACGTGTGGGTCAGCATGGGCGAGCCGAAAGAAGTATGGCAGGAGCGTATCGACTTGCTCAAGGCCTACCGCGTTACCCCCGAACTGATGGCGGCTTCGGGCAATCCCGACGTGAAATTCATGCACTGCCTGCCCGCGTTTCACAACCGCGAGACTACCGTCGGCGAATGGATTTACGAAACCTTCGGCTTAAACGGCGTGGAAGTGACGGAAGAGGTGTTTGAAAGCGGAGCCAGCATTGTGTTCGACCAGGCCGAAAACCGTATGCACACGATTAAAGCGGTGATGGTCGCGGCGCTGGGGAATAAGGCCGGGGCTTTGCAAAATCAAAAGGCCGTCTGA
- the dapE gene encoding succinyl-diaminopimelate desuccinylase — translation MTETASLNLAKQLIAQASVTPDDQNCQQILAERLQKIGFTVETLNFGETKNIWARRGTQSPVFCFAGHTDVVPPGPSEKWDTPPFEPTERNGRLYGRGAADMKTSIACFVTACERFVAENPNHAGSIALLITSDEEGDAHDGTTKVVDALKARGELIDYCIVGEPTATKTLGDMLKNGRRGSLSGNLTVKGKQGHIAYPHLAVNPVHTFAPALLALTQEVWDNGNDYFPPTSFQISNIGGGTGATNVIPGELNVKFNFRFSTESTEESLKQRVHGILDRCGVHYDLQWSCSGQPFLTQAGRLTDVARAAIQKVCGVEAELSTSGGTSDGRFIKVIAAELIELGPSNATIHQINENVLLDDIPKLSAVYEGMMAQLLK, via the coding sequence ATGACCGAAACCGCCTCACTCAACCTCGCCAAACAACTCATCGCCCAAGCCTCGGTAACGCCCGATGACCAAAACTGCCAGCAGATTCTGGCCGAACGCCTGCAAAAAATCGGTTTCACCGTCGAAACCCTAAACTTCGGTGAAACCAAAAACATTTGGGCGCGGCGCGGCACGCAGTCGCCCGTGTTCTGTTTTGCCGGACACACCGACGTCGTGCCGCCCGGGCCGTCTGAAAAATGGGATACGCCGCCGTTTGAGCCGACCGAGCGAAACGGCCGGCTGTACGGGCGCGGTGCGGCGGACATGAAAACCAGCATTGCCTGTTTCGTGACCGCCTGCGAGCGTTTTGTCGCCGAAAATCCGAATCACGCGGGCAGCATTGCTCTGCTGATTACTTCCGACGAAGAGGGCGATGCGCACGACGGCACGACCAAAGTGGTGGACGCATTAAAAGCGCGCGGCGAGTTGATTGATTACTGCATTGTCGGCGAACCGACTGCGACCAAAACCTTGGGCGACATGTTGAAAAACGGCCGCCGCGGCTCGCTGTCGGGCAACCTTACCGTCAAGGGCAAGCAGGGGCATATCGCCTATCCGCATCTGGCGGTCAACCCCGTGCACACGTTTGCTCCTGCGCTGCTCGCGTTGACGCAGGAAGTTTGGGACAACGGCAACGATTATTTTCCGCCCACCAGCTTCCAGATTTCCAATATCGGCGGCGGCACGGGCGCGACCAACGTGATTCCGGGCGAACTCAACGTCAAATTCAATTTCCGTTTTTCCACCGAATCCACCGAAGAAAGCCTGAAACAGCGCGTACACGGCATTCTCGACCGCTGCGGCGTACACTACGATTTGCAATGGTCTTGCTCCGGCCAGCCGTTTCTGACCCAAGCAGGCCGCCTGACCGATGTCGCGCGCGCGGCGATTCAAAAGGTTTGCGGCGTGGAAGCCGAACTTTCCACCAGCGGCGGCACTTCAGACGGCCGTTTCATCAAAGTCATCGCCGCCGAACTGATTGAACTGGGGCCAAGCAACGCGACGATTCATCAGATTAACGAAAACGTATTGCTCGACGATATTCCCAAGTTATCAGCCGTTTACGAAGGCATGATGGCTCAGTTGCTGAAATAG
- a CDS encoding HI_0552 family protein, protein MLTPASCDLFNIPFFQFAQLKKYQPEAIPQIKADYKAHWQVWQALVSEVAADLGEPFAPPHIERWCNGWQVRAHFFAYFKYAQYRDSAAIISLLLNRRRLTVSLDWHCYKAGVSPIALPEYNQWLDGLDTKKYADFDVWHGSESEYADYQTLAEQGSDSLKLQSPDDFFCIGKHIERDDLGRQNEALWIADTVRALIPLYEACYR, encoded by the coding sequence ATGCTTACCCCCGCCAGCTGCGACTTATTCAATATTCCGTTTTTCCAGTTTGCCCAGCTCAAAAAATACCAACCCGAAGCCATTCCGCAGATTAAGGCCGATTACAAAGCGCATTGGCAGGTTTGGCAGGCGCTGGTGTCGGAAGTGGCGGCGGATTTGGGCGAACCGTTTGCCCCGCCGCACATCGAGCGCTGGTGCAACGGCTGGCAGGTCAGGGCGCATTTTTTTGCTTATTTCAAATACGCGCAGTATCGGGATTCCGCCGCGATTATTTCGTTGCTGCTCAACCGCCGCCGCCTCACCGTCAGCCTCGACTGGCATTGCTACAAAGCCGGTGTTTCGCCGATTGCGCTGCCCGAATACAACCAATGGCTCGACGGTTTGGACACTAAAAAATACGCGGACTTCGACGTTTGGCACGGCTCTGAAAGCGAATACGCCGATTACCAAACCCTTGCAGAACAGGGTTCAGACAGCCTCAAATTGCAGTCGCCCGACGATTTTTTCTGCATCGGCAAACACATAGAGCGCGACGATTTGGGCAGGCAGAACGAAGCCCTTTGGATTGCCGACACCGTGCGCGCGCTGATTCCGCTTTACGAGGCTTGTTACCGCTGA
- the trpS gene encoding tryptophan--tRNA ligase — translation MSKKRVLTGVTTTGIPHLGNYVGAIRPAVRAAQADGTESFLFLADYHGIIKCHDPEMIHTSTQAVAATWLACGLDPERTTFYRQSDIPEIMELNWILGCITAKGLMNRAHAYKAAVQENLDKGQEDQDHGIEMGLYSYPILMSADILMFKANEVPVGRDQIQHVEMARDIAGRFNHRFKEVFTLPEVKIDENIELLVGLDGRKMSKSYGNTIPLFETEKKLQKSVNKIITNLKEPGEPKGTDESPLFEIYKAFATADETAAFAQALSDGLAWGEAKKLLSAKINAELSDKRERYNELTANPAQIEDILQAGAAKARKEARVLLDEVRDAVGIRALR, via the coding sequence ATGAGTAAAAAACGCGTCCTTACCGGCGTTACCACCACCGGCATCCCGCATCTGGGCAACTACGTCGGCGCCATCCGCCCTGCCGTCCGTGCCGCGCAGGCAGACGGTACCGAGTCGTTTCTGTTTCTTGCCGACTACCACGGCATCATCAAATGCCATGACCCCGAGATGATCCACACCTCGACCCAAGCCGTCGCCGCCACATGGCTCGCCTGCGGACTCGACCCCGAGCGCACCACGTTTTACCGCCAGAGCGACATTCCCGAAATTATGGAGCTGAACTGGATTTTGGGCTGCATCACTGCAAAAGGTCTGATGAACCGCGCCCACGCCTACAAAGCCGCGGTGCAGGAAAATCTCGACAAGGGGCAGGAAGACCAAGACCACGGCATTGAAATGGGTTTGTACAGCTACCCGATTCTGATGAGCGCCGATATTTTGATGTTTAAAGCCAACGAAGTCCCTGTCGGCCGCGACCAAATCCAACATGTCGAAATGGCGCGCGACATTGCGGGGCGGTTTAACCACCGCTTCAAAGAAGTGTTTACTCTGCCCGAAGTGAAAATCGATGAAAACATCGAACTCTTGGTCGGCCTCGACGGTCGTAAAATGAGCAAAAGCTACGGCAACACCATCCCGCTGTTTGAAACCGAGAAAAAACTGCAAAAATCGGTGAACAAAATCATCACCAACCTCAAAGAGCCGGGCGAACCCAAAGGCACCGACGAAAGCCCGCTGTTTGAAATCTACAAAGCCTTCGCCACCGCCGACGAAACCGCCGCCTTCGCCCAAGCCCTTTCAGACGGCCTCGCCTGGGGAGAAGCCAAAAAGCTGTTGTCCGCCAAAATCAACGCCGAATTGTCCGACAAACGCGAGCGCTACAACGAGCTGACCGCCAACCCCGCGCAAATCGAAGACATCCTGCAAGCCGGCGCCGCCAAAGCGCGCAAAGAAGCGCGGGTGTTGCTCGACGAAGTGCGCGATGCGGTCGGGATTCGGGCTTTGCGCTGA